The Nocardioides sp. cx-173 genome segment GCTGCGCGAGCTCGCGCGGGAGCGCGCCGTCCTCACCCAGGAGCACCGCATCTCCTTCCCGTTCCCCGTGGCCGAGGTGGTCCGCATGGGCCGCGCGCCGTGGCGCAACCGGCCCGAGGAGGACGACGACGACCGGGTCGTCGCCGACGCGATGGCCGCCACCGACGTCACCCACCTCGCCGGCCGGTCCTTCGGGATCCTGTCCGGGGGCGAGAAAGGGCGGACCTCGTTCGCCCGCATCCTGGCCCAGCGGGCGGGGATCCTGATGCTCGACGAGCCGACCGCAGCCCTCGACATCGGCCACCAGGAGACGGTGCTCGGACGGGCCCGCGTCGAGGCGGACGCCGGGGCCGCCGTCGTCGTCGTGCTCCACGACCTCACCCTCGCCGCCGCCTGGTCCGACCGGGTGGTGCTGCTCCAGGCCGGCCGGGTCGCCGGCGAGGGCGCACCCGCCGAGGTCATGCGGGCCGGTCTGCTCAGCGAGGTCTACGGACACCCCATCGAGGTCGTGCCCCACCCCACCACCGGCGAGCCCCTGGTGCTCGCCGACCGACGGCCCGTCGGCTCGCCCGGCGCCCAGGAGACCCCATGACCGTCCGCGTCCGTGCCACCGTCGTCGCCGCCCTGCTCGCCGCGGCCCTGCTCGTGCTGCCGGCCGCACCCGCCTCGGCCCAGGGCCGGGTCACCGTCACCAACGACCGCG includes the following:
- a CDS encoding heme ABC transporter ATP-binding protein, which translates into the protein MIALGARGVVVRFGSTTVLDGVDLDVRHGEVLALVGPNGAGKSTLLGVLAGDLAPQEGKVEVLGRPLEDWRLRELARERAVLTQEHRISFPFPVAEVVRMGRAPWRNRPEEDDDDRVVADAMAATDVTHLAGRSFGILSGGEKGRTSFARILAQRAGILMLDEPTAALDIGHQETVLGRARVEADAGAAVVVVLHDLTLAAAWSDRVVLLQAGRVAGEGAPAEVMRAGLLSEVYGHPIEVVPHPTTGEPLVLADRRPVGSPGAQETP